In one Sandaracinaceae bacterium genomic region, the following are encoded:
- a CDS encoding LysM peptidoglycan-binding domain-containing protein, with the protein MTALALVLRAPAAAQDGGGEDTILYTIQVGDTCYGIAQRFFGNPRQCHEVIYRYNPHMGSDASNIRPGVTITIPVRNPNAPDARVTRTARDVQARSSSSADWRSARRGLGLYRGWHVSTEESASAEVTFRDESAIQMRENTLVIIYGGTAESTARRRTSQATLERGTLRSRLGDLRLQVATPSGETELNGGSSVVTVDQEGSSVVSNHSGGSARVRGATGAPVTVRPGYGSTVVRGERPARPRPLPATPTLTGETRRSVIGVVGAGGTLVGEWAEVPGAAYYRVELSTEEDGGGLIAAVQAPATIHRFEVHRLPAGTYYLALATIDASRLESRPSERIPLTVSLVGLQPPGAPEPDRTSVVEGDWGRPATAPAVLRGTRFFSPDGFLCGLADGPAAAEGVFTRPGLAELTCTATGGGSQPALAVQVEQPAITVEGLEPGAPASVTRGNPQEVTFTLDATQPLPELRVIAPEGVEIQHVEQDEGRLVVTLVASPSAPANFELTVVAVEPLPEEPATPTEPTEPTEPTEPTEPPTGTEPEPQPQPVSVPPSPIAELTVNVQEPDAPAPAVTPPPPVVTEAPTHVAAARPQEAFGLAAHPSLMGLVNDRRVGSGGFTMLSHQGRMAQDQGYWRATVGIEAAPTDQLRLGIAHAIDVAESGVVPAERGDRDLQAWVGYRLLTRHDLSLYVDLSAWFPTGGEREGIERVRLGPSVALSYRLGDRFLLRTRQGALLGMDGAGPFLWASAYGADVQLLDALYLGLEVDSSIGRADGGLFTALGAGLGLSALVGPATFSLGFRYGFTNDFQDAIGRFTLSAGVRVALD; encoded by the coding sequence GTGACCGCGCTCGCGCTCGTGCTGCGCGCGCCGGCCGCTGCCCAGGACGGCGGCGGCGAAGACACCATCCTCTACACCATCCAGGTGGGCGACACCTGCTACGGCATCGCGCAGCGCTTCTTCGGGAACCCGCGGCAGTGCCACGAGGTCATCTATCGCTACAACCCCCATATGGGCTCGGACGCCAGTAACATCCGGCCCGGGGTGACCATCACCATCCCGGTGCGCAACCCCAACGCGCCCGACGCGCGCGTCACCCGCACCGCACGAGACGTCCAGGCGCGCTCGTCCAGCTCGGCCGACTGGCGGTCCGCCCGCAGAGGGCTCGGTCTCTACCGTGGCTGGCACGTGAGCACCGAAGAGTCGGCCAGCGCCGAGGTGACCTTCCGCGACGAGTCGGCGATCCAGATGCGCGAGAACACGCTGGTGATCATCTACGGTGGCACGGCCGAGAGCACGGCGCGGCGCCGGACCAGCCAGGCCACCCTGGAGCGCGGCACGCTGCGCAGCCGCCTGGGGGACCTGCGCCTGCAAGTGGCCACCCCCAGCGGCGAGACCGAGCTCAACGGCGGCTCCTCCGTGGTCACAGTGGACCAAGAGGGCAGCAGCGTGGTGTCCAACCACAGCGGTGGCTCGGCGCGCGTGCGCGGTGCCACGGGAGCCCCTGTCACGGTGCGCCCGGGCTACGGCTCCACCGTGGTGCGTGGTGAGCGGCCCGCTCGGCCGCGCCCGCTGCCCGCCACCCCCACCCTCACCGGCGAGACGCGCCGCAGCGTCATCGGTGTGGTGGGCGCCGGCGGCACCCTCGTCGGCGAGTGGGCCGAGGTGCCCGGCGCAGCCTACTACCGCGTGGAGCTGTCCACCGAGGAGGACGGCGGCGGGCTGATCGCGGCGGTGCAAGCGCCCGCCACCATCCATCGCTTCGAGGTGCACCGGCTGCCCGCCGGCACCTACTACTTGGCGCTGGCCACCATCGACGCCTCGCGCCTCGAGAGCCGGCCCAGCGAGCGCATCCCGCTCACGGTGTCGCTGGTGGGCCTGCAGCCGCCCGGCGCGCCCGAGCCCGACCGCACCAGCGTGGTGGAGGGGGACTGGGGCCGCCCTGCCACCGCCCCTGCCGTGCTGCGCGGGACCCGCTTCTTCAGCCCGGACGGGTTTCTCTGTGGGTTGGCCGACGGCCCCGCGGCAGCCGAGGGCGTGTTCACGCGGCCGGGGCTGGCCGAGCTCACCTGCACCGCCACGGGCGGCGGCTCGCAGCCCGCGCTCGCCGTCCAGGTGGAGCAGCCCGCCATCACGGTGGAGGGCCTCGAGCCCGGCGCGCCGGCCTCCGTTACGCGCGGCAACCCGCAAGAGGTGACCTTCACGCTGGACGCCACGCAGCCCCTGCCGGAGCTGCGGGTCATCGCGCCCGAGGGCGTCGAGATCCAGCACGTGGAGCAGGACGAGGGCCGGCTGGTGGTCACGCTCGTGGCGAGCCCCAGCGCGCCCGCCAACTTCGAGCTGACGGTGGTGGCGGTCGAGCCGCTGCCCGAAGAGCCCGCGACGCCAACGGAGCCCACGGAGCCTACCGAGCCCACGGAGCCCACGGAGCCTCCCACCGGCACCGAGCCCGAGCCGCAGCCCCAGCCGGTCAGCGTGCCGCCCTCGCCCATCGCCGAGCTGACCGTCAACGTGCAAGAGCCCGACGCGCCTGCGCCCGCGGTCACGCCGCCTCCGCCCGTGGTGACCGAGGCCCCCACGCACGTCGCCGCGGCACGCCCGCAAGAGGCCTTCGGACTCGCCGCGCACCCCAGCTTGATGGGCCTCGTGAACGACCGGCGTGTGGGCAGCGGTGGCTTCACCATGCTCAGCCATCAGGGCCGCATGGCGCAGGACCAGGGCTACTGGCGCGCGACCGTGGGCATCGAGGCCGCACCCACCGATCAGCTGCGCCTCGGCATCGCGCACGCCATCGACGTGGCGGAGAGCGGCGTGGTGCCGGCCGAGCGCGGCGACCGAGACCTCCAGGCGTGGGTGGGCTACCGCCTGCTCACGCGCCATGACCTGTCGCTCTATGTAGACCTGAGCGCGTGGTTCCCGACGGGTGGCGAGCGTGAGGGCATCGAGCGCGTGCGCCTCGGCCCGTCGGTGGCGCTCAGCTACCGGCTGGGCGACCGTTTCCTGCTGCGCACGCGTCAGGGCGCGCTGCTCGGCATGGACGGCGCTGGCCCGTTCCTGTGGGCCTCCGCCTACGGCGCCGACGTCCAGCTGCTGGACGCGCTCTACCTGGGCCTCGAGGTGGACAGCAGCATCGGGCGCGCCGATGGCGGCCTCTTCACGGCGCTGGGCGCGGGCCTGGGCCTGAGCGCGCTGGTGGGCCCCGCCACGTTCAGCCTCGGCTTCCGCTATGGCTTCACCAACGACTTCCAAGACGCCATCGGGCGCTTCACCCTGAGCGCGGGCGTCCGCGTCGCGCTCGACTGA
- the cobU gene encoding bifunctional adenosylcobinamide kinase/adenosylcobinamide-phosphate guanylyltransferase — MAHLVVIGGGARSGKSRYAEERAALHEGERRFLATAVAFDDEMRARVAAHQNDRGGRFVTVEVPEALEEALRHCAGASVVVIDCLTLWLSNLLLAGLTDVQIEARVEQLVAALGALPCEVLIVTNEVGMGIVPEHALARRFRDIAGRAHQRLGREADELIFAQLGVLLRLRPAPIALVT, encoded by the coding sequence GTGGCACACCTGGTCGTCATCGGCGGTGGAGCGCGCTCGGGGAAGAGCCGCTACGCCGAGGAACGCGCCGCCTTGCACGAGGGTGAGCGCCGCTTCCTGGCCACGGCCGTGGCGTTCGACGACGAGATGCGCGCGCGCGTGGCTGCACACCAGAACGACCGGGGCGGGCGCTTCGTCACCGTGGAGGTGCCGGAGGCTCTCGAAGAGGCGTTGCGCCACTGCGCTGGGGCGTCGGTGGTGGTGATCGACTGCCTCACGCTGTGGCTGTCCAACTTGCTCCTGGCGGGGCTGACCGACGTGCAGATCGAGGCGCGTGTGGAGCAGCTGGTGGCCGCACTCGGGGCACTGCCGTGTGAAGTCCTGATCGTGACCAACGAGGTAGGCATGGGCATCGTGCCGGAGCACGCCCTCGCGCGGCGCTTTCGGGACATCGCGGGGCGTGCCCACCAGCGCCTGGGTCGCGAGGCCGACGAGCTGATCTTCGCACAGCTCGGGGTCCTGCTCCGGCTGCGGCCGGCTCCCATCGCGCTCGTCACGTAG
- a CDS encoding DUF1415 family protein produces MSETSPLAREAIRVYGRYEVEVIEAYTLCPWAERSRREGHTRQLVLDEPLDADRVLAAIDVLAADARVEVGFLLFPCCTLPRVAFERFVSGLRDRDQQRGAAFAAAAFHPDAPADLSDPYRLVPFIRRSPDPTIQLIRRSVLESVRRPGDGGTGYIDPSSITDLVAFFKNPPKPPLHERVAQANLEQIERVGVAPVEQVLSDIRADRARAYAEVLGADHPAVGLWPNAPPA; encoded by the coding sequence GTGAGCGAGACGTCCCCGCTCGCCCGCGAGGCCATCCGCGTGTACGGCCGCTACGAGGTAGAGGTCATCGAGGCCTACACGCTGTGCCCGTGGGCCGAGCGCTCACGCCGCGAGGGGCACACGCGCCAGCTGGTGCTGGACGAGCCACTCGACGCCGACCGGGTGCTGGCCGCCATCGACGTGCTGGCCGCCGACGCACGCGTGGAGGTGGGCTTCCTGCTGTTCCCCTGCTGCACCCTGCCGCGCGTGGCGTTCGAGCGCTTCGTGTCGGGGCTGCGCGACCGCGACCAGCAGCGCGGGGCTGCCTTTGCTGCGGCGGCGTTCCACCCCGACGCGCCGGCCGATCTGAGCGACCCCTATCGCCTGGTGCCGTTCATCCGCCGCTCGCCGGACCCCACCATCCAGCTCATTCGTCGCAGCGTGCTCGAGTCCGTGCGCCGGCCAGGCGATGGCGGCACCGGGTACATCGACCCGAGCTCCATCACCGACCTGGTGGCGTTCTTCAAGAACCCGCCGAAGCCGCCGCTGCACGAGCGCGTGGCCCAGGCCAACCTCGAGCAGATCGAGCGCGTGGGCGTGGCGCCCGTGGAGCAGGTGCTGAGCGACATCCGCGCCGACCGCGCGCGCGCCTACGCCGAGGTGCTGGGAGCAGACCACCCGGCTGTGGGGCTCTGGCCAAACGCTCCGCCTGCCTGA
- the lepB gene encoding signal peptidase I, protein MTKASLKFLLGVLAVCGAIAGVLRAFFVTPVMISDDGMAPTLLAGETVLMWNSKGGTPEFGDLLVCRHPAGAGYVVGRFIARPGATISADRGFMKIDGHSPDRNIDRTVSFTMNGETQAYSVIIGREARSGEEHLFMQDSRVGFRTRNIVVRDGIFLMGDNRLPHRFDSRTFGPVNPSNCVGRIFMRWTTAPHRIEFDHSVLDTIN, encoded by the coding sequence GTGACCAAAGCCTCCCTCAAGTTCCTCCTCGGCGTCCTCGCCGTCTGCGGCGCCATCGCGGGCGTCCTGCGGGCCTTCTTCGTGACGCCCGTCATGATCTCCGATGACGGCATGGCTCCCACGCTGCTCGCGGGCGAGACCGTCCTCATGTGGAACAGCAAGGGCGGCACGCCCGAGTTCGGGGACCTCTTGGTGTGCCGTCATCCAGCGGGCGCGGGCTACGTGGTGGGGCGCTTCATCGCGCGCCCCGGCGCCACCATCTCGGCAGACCGCGGCTTCATGAAGATCGACGGACACTCCCCCGACCGCAACATCGACCGCACGGTGTCCTTCACCATGAACGGGGAGACGCAAGCGTACTCGGTGATCATCGGCCGCGAGGCACGCAGCGGTGAAGAACACCTCTTCATGCAGGACTCGCGCGTGGGTTTCCGCACGCGCAACATCGTGGTGCGCGACGGCATCTTCCTGATGGGCGACAACCGGCTGCCGCATCGCTTCGACAGCCGCACGTTCGGGCCCGTGAACCCCAGCAACTGCGTGGGCCGCATCTTCATGCGCTGGACCACCGCGCCGCACCGCATCGAGTTCGACCACAGCGTGCTCGACACCATCAACTGA
- a CDS encoding rhomboid family intramembrane serine protease, giving the protein MRKLTSREERREAQFLRDALVGGDVAASVKLEADGSFGVWVHAQSDMDFAEELLEAYVTDPRDPRIADLAARAGATRRTRTAEEREAHRRTERAQAEQARAHEAPAIGTVSLGLIVLSGIVAYFTKVGDLYTELFGFDWNAITTRGEWWRLFLPAVFHIGWLHLIFNMMWVHQLGSAIEYHFRSRYLLMQVLVFGVGGILAEGFITRHSAMGLSGVVYGLLGFVWVRGRLDPRSPIMPAQSTIIFMLFWMLLGFLGVMNMANWAHAGGLVLGMLWGAVSAGFARRRAA; this is encoded by the coding sequence ATGCGAAAGCTCACGAGCCGCGAAGAACGCCGCGAGGCACAGTTCCTGCGTGACGCGCTCGTGGGCGGTGACGTCGCGGCCTCGGTGAAGCTCGAGGCGGACGGCAGCTTTGGCGTGTGGGTCCACGCGCAGTCCGACATGGACTTCGCGGAAGAGCTGCTCGAGGCCTACGTCACGGATCCTCGGGACCCACGCATCGCCGACCTGGCCGCCCGGGCCGGGGCCACGCGTCGCACCCGCACGGCCGAGGAGCGCGAGGCGCATCGTCGCACGGAACGTGCACAGGCCGAGCAGGCGCGCGCTCACGAGGCCCCGGCCATCGGCACGGTCAGCCTGGGGCTCATCGTCCTGAGCGGCATCGTCGCCTACTTCACCAAGGTGGGGGACCTCTACACCGAGCTCTTCGGCTTCGATTGGAACGCCATCACCACCCGCGGGGAGTGGTGGCGCCTGTTCTTGCCGGCGGTCTTCCACATCGGCTGGCTCCACCTGATCTTCAACATGATGTGGGTGCACCAGCTGGGGAGCGCCATCGAGTACCACTTCCGCTCGCGCTACCTGCTCATGCAGGTGCTGGTCTTCGGCGTGGGTGGCATCCTGGCGGAGGGCTTCATCACGCGGCACAGCGCCATGGGCCTGAGCGGCGTGGTCTACGGCCTCTTGGGCTTCGTGTGGGTCCGTGGGCGGCTGGACCCACGCAGCCCCATCATGCCCGCGCAGAGCACCATCATCTTCATGCTGTTCTGGATGCTGCTGGGCTTCCTGGGCGTCATGAACATGGCCAACTGGGCGCACGCCGGTGGGCTGGTCCTGGGCATGCTGTGGGGCGCCGTGAGCGCCGGCTTCGCGCGTCGGCGGGCCGCGTAG